From Plasmodium yoelii strain 17X genome assembly, chromosome: 11, a single genomic window includes:
- a CDS encoding prefoldin subunit 6, putative, with the protein MSQDKITKLIKEINTLKSSCEKINSQLEELITQKVENEILLEEVKNLEQDATLHKLTGLVLVREEKTKCYDTITRRIHYISGEIESRKKVITNSEEKLKKLFSDLEAYSNQRKIAIPQA; encoded by the exons atgtCTCAGGATAAAATCACCAAATtaattaaagaaataaatactCTAAAATcaa GCtgtgaaaaaattaattctcAATTGGAAGAATTAATAACTCAAAAAGTAGAAAATGAGATCCTCCTTGAA gAAGTTAAAAATTTAGAGCAAGATGCTACTCTTCATAAATTAACCGGATTAGTATTAGTTCGTgaagaaaaaacaaaatgctATGATACCATAACAAGGAGGATACATTATATTTCTGGGGAaat TGAAAGCCGGAAAAAAGTTATTACCAACTCGGaggaaaaattaaaaaagctTTTTAGTGAT cTGGAAGCCTATTCAAACCAAAGGAAAATCGCCATCCCGCAagcataa
- a CDS encoding inositol-3-phosphate synthase, putative — MENYKGLQFLGTKEVGSNFYKKDGNFLNIKYNKDEDSNFVYSNYEHSEIEVKKDVKNGTIECKEIKNNYKIMTEKIKTKKLGILIIGIGGNNSTTMLGGICANAKKITYLDKYEKKKPNYLGSIFLSSNIRLGYNKIDKEHYYCPIYNLIELYNPENIVYGGWDINNLNLKDCLIRNKVFDYNLVEQIKNDMNYVPLKSVYFKGNFIAANQQKRVNNILVGNNKLEIMEKVRKQIQKFKKENKLTDIIVLWSGNTEKNIPHIPGINDTFQNILLACQNNHESISPSIIYALASILENCPFINSSPQNTLVNGVVELAEQKGIFIIGNDLKTGQTKIKNLLLDTYFGTGLKPKSIVSYNHLGNNDGKNLSSDSQFYSKKISKSNLICDYVKANENLYIDDNFDDVYTNKDDDYCKGDSLIQTNVENEEMENEYNYSDAIEKQKVNSEIVIKYIPYVGDDKKAMDEYISELFMNGKNTISLYNVCQDSLLASPILIDLILLVELSQRIYFKSEKMNENKTNASLTSTIKVGNYELKHDILSNKYNGYRKMNSVLFLSSIFCKSPFNSNEYKTRHSFFSQIESLLNFVRVISGFPIDAHVDLSYMV; from the exons ATGGAAAACTATAAGGGGTTACAGTTTTTAGGCACAAAAGAAGTAGGGagcaatttttataaaaaggatggtaattttttaaatataaaatataataaagatgAAGATtcaaattttgtttattcaAATTATGAACATAGTGAAATTGAAGTAAAAAAAGATGTAAAAAATGGAACAATAGAAtgtaaagaaataaaaaataattataaaataatgactgaaaaaataaaaacaaaaaaattaggaatattaataattggAATTGGTGGAAACAATTCAACAACTATGTTAGGAGGAATATGTGcaaatgcaaaaaaaataacatatttagataaatatgaaaaaaaaaaacccaATTATTTAGgtagtatatttttatcatctaatattagattaggttataataaaatagataaaGAACATTATTATTGCCCTATATATAATCTAATCGAATTATATAATCCCGAAAATATTGTTTATGGAGGATGGGATATTAACAATTTGAATCTAAAAGATTGCTTAATAAGAAATAAAGTTTTTGATTATAATTTGGTTgagcaaataaaaaatgatatgaaTTATGTACCATTAAAAAGTGTTTATTTTAAAGGAAATTTTATTGCAGCTAATCAACAAAAAAgagttaataatatattagttggaaataataaattagaaaTTATGGAAAAAGTAAGAAAGCAAAtccaaaaatttaaaaaagaaaataagtTAACTGATATTATAGTATTATGGTCAGGTAATACTGAAAAGAATATACCACATATTCCAGGAATTAATGATacatttcaaaatattttattagcaTGTCAAAATAATCATGAATCAATTTCTCCAAGTATTATATATGCCTTAGCATCTATTTTAGAAAATTGCCCATTTATAAATAGCAGTCCTCAGAACACTTTGGTAAATGGTGTTGTTGAATTAGCTGAACAAAAgggaatatttataattggGAATGACTTAAAAACTGGTCAGACTAAAATAAAGAACCTTCTTTTGGACACCTACTTTGGGACAG GACTAAAACCCAAAAGTATTGTCTCGTATAACCATTTAGGAAATAATGATGGAAAAAACCTTTCTTCAGATAGCCAATtttatagtaaaaaaatttcCAAAAGTAATTTGATATGTGATTATGTAAAGGCTAAcgaaaatttatatatagatgataattttgatgatgtatatacaaataaagatGATGATTATTGTAAAGGAGACAGTTTGATACAAACAAATGTAGAGAATGAGGAAAtggaaaatgaatataactATTCTGATGCTATTGAAAAACAAAAAGTAAATAGtgaaatagtaataaaatatattccatATGTAGGAGATGATAAAAAAGCTATGGATGAATATATTAGTGAATTATTTATGaatggaaaaaatacaatatcTTTATATAATGTTTGTCAAGATTCTTTATTAGCATCTCCTATCTTAATTGATCTTATACTTCTTGTTGAATTATCACAaagaatttattttaaatctgaaaaaatgaatgaaaataaaactaaTGCATCTTTAACTAGTACTATTAAGGTTGGCAATTATGAATTAAAGCATGATATATTAAGTAACAAATATAATGGTTACAGAAAAATGAATAGTGTTTTATTCCTTTCAAGCATTTTTTGCAAATCGCCTTTTAATTCTAACGAATATAAAACCAGAcactcatttttttcacaaattGAGAGCTTGTTAAATTTTGTTAGAGTAATATCTGGCTTCCCTATAGATGCACACGTAGATCTGTCTTACATGGTTTAG
- a CDS encoding CDK-activating kinase assembly factor MAT1, putative — protein sequence MDEYKCSLCLDDIYVNTEKKLFLFDICKHKICGECLENHLNKHNKQHCPRCKIAITKKNVVPFDIEEKIYSNQKNIRSKLTEIFNKKRHNFQNTPLYNNYLEKIEDIIFMLTNECDEKKRKIIEAYIKRYEKENIKLIEENNSLIYENEKKKIHEIVKEEGNLYEIIKQRPIVNKLNNETYVHSLVKENPKLFNEVKVTNISESQPQPLNPAIRNDTDIPVRKFVSEEEIKKSDYAGGYDISIVFKRCDQEFNSTIYLNI from the coding sequence ATGGATGAATATAAATGTTCCTTATGTTTGGatgatatatatgtaaatactgaaaaaaaactatttttatttgatatatgcaaacataaaatatgtgGAGAATGTTTGGaaaatcatttaaataaaCACAATAAGCAACATTGCCCACGTTGTAAAATCgctataacaaaaaaaaacgtaGTTCCATTTGATatagaagaaaaaatatattccaatcaaaaaaatataagaagtAAATTAActgaaatatttaataaaaaaagacataattttcaaaatacacccttatataataattatttagaaaaaattgaagatataatttttatgctAACAAATGAAtgtgatgaaaaaaaacgtAAAATTATTGAagcatatattaaaagatatgaaaaagaaaatataaaattaatagaagaaaataattctcttatatatgaaaatgaaaaaaaaaaaattcatgaAATTGTTAAGGAAGAAGGGAACCTATATGAGATAATTAAACAAAGACCTattgtaaataaattaaataacgAAACATATGTTCATTCGCTAGTTAAAGAAAACcctaaattatttaatgaaGTTAAAGTAACTAACATTTCTGAATCACAGCCACAACCATTAAACCCTGCTATCAGGAATGATACAGATATACCTGTACGTAAATTTGTTTCAGAAGAGGAGATTAAAAAATCTGACTATGCAGGAGGATATGATATTTCTATTGTTTTTAAGAGATGTGATCAGGAATTTAATTCTACCATATATCTCAATATATAG
- a CDS encoding glutathione synthetase codes for MEKEINDFYEIIQKEIINYFLVPKGKNEYLSYERINILIQDLVTSLNCNSYYIYSKSINDEKKRITNYNTVLSCSPKLFSFILFPQKLNRNLLNLCKKCTLLFSEIFDNIVCDLPFLLKALEDIKGNDDFCKKIIEICENVYLNEENGRNIKNDIRCIIGRSDYMKNDGNNSEIKQIEYNTISVAFGNLSSTIFEAHKNMIKEIYKEYFPYMNKQNQEEIFEILDKKFDNNFLQGISTCIEKVHNIYIENSNQLENNKVITICILHDDDINSFDKYQTKYELSKLGISQRYFTIKQLQNLFEKKKIFLNYPNETLKESIDRVINNNNNNGCNEKKIRPGKLMINLNDDDINGYDIYDGVKMFEQYKKNIFEVSVIYFRALYAPLHYNEIVWELREMLEFSDSVKIPSLPYQLVGLKKIQMLLLDDDILRKYISIDINKKKKSEEQILNDMNMLKKTFALQIDPSLNKHSDIISYAIKNENKFILKPQREGGQNNLHGNDVKEKLMLYYKPEEKNKLSFYVLMEKLFPSPFPTIHCRIKEVNKNYEQKINKLSEENQLQKKNSNYCDEEDTQFIEFSLEQSISEFGFFHNIIFFKDKNILNEQKGYLVRTKNVNENEGGAICGISSLDSVFLV; via the coding sequence atggaaaaagaaataaatgatttttatgaaattattcaaaaggaaataataaattattttcttgtaccaaaaggaaaaaatgaatatttaagttatgaaagaataaatatattgattCAAGATTTAGTGACATCATTAAATTGTAatagttattatatttattcaaaatcaattaatgatgaaaaaaaaagaataacaAATTATAATACAGTTTTATCGTGTTCTCCTAAGTTATTttctttcatattatttCCCCAAAAACTAAATagaaatttattaaatttatgcAAAAAATGTACATTACTTTTTTCAGAaatttttgataatataGTTTGTgatttaccatttttattaaaggCATTAGAAGATATAAAAGGAAATGAtgatttttgtaaaaaaataatagaaatatGTGAGAACGTATAtttaaatgaagaaaatggtcgaaatataaaaaacgaTATTCGGTGCATAATTGGTAGATCagattatatgaaaaatgatggaaataatagtgaaataaaacaaatagaaTATAACACAATATCTGTTGCTTTTGGTAATTTATCAAGCACTATTTTTGAAGctcataaaaatatgataaaagaaatatataaagaatattttCCATACATGAATAAACAAAATCAAGAAGAAATATTTGAAATTTTAGACAAAAAATTTGATAACAATTTTCTTCAAGGCATTTCTACCTGTATAGAAAAagttcataatatttatattgaaaatagtaatcaattagaaaataataaagttataacTATTTGTATTTTACATGATGATGATATAAACAGTTTTGATAAATAtcaaacaaaatatgaattaaGCAAATTAGGAATTAGTCAAAGATATTttacaataaaacaattgcAAAacttatttgaaaaaaaaaaaatattcttaaATTATCCAAATGAAACATTAAAAGAATCTATAGATCGagttataaataataataataataatggatgtaatgaaaaaaaaataagacctggaaaattaatgataaatttaaatgacGATGATATAAATGGTTACGATATATATGATGGTGTAAAAATGTTtgaacaatataaaaaaaatattttcgaAGTTAGTGTAATTTATTTTCGAGCCTTATATGCACCTttacattataatgaaatagtATGGGAATTAAGAGAGATGTTAGAATTTAGTGATTCTGTTAAAATTCCATCTTTGCCTTATCAGTTAGTTgggttaaaaaaaattcaaatgttattattagatgatgatatattaagaaaatatatttctattgatataaataaaaaaaaaaaatcagaaGAACAAATATTGAATGATATGAAcatgttaaaaaaaacatttgcTTTACAAATTGACCCATCATTAAATAAACATTCTGATATCATTTcttatgcaattaaaaatgaaaataaatttatactaAAACCCCAAAGAGAAGGTGgacaaaataatttacatGGTAATGATGTTAAGGAAAAATTAATGCTTTATTATAAAccagaagaaaaaaataaattatctttttatgttttaatggaaaaattatttccatCTCCATTTCCAACTATACATTGTAGAATAAAAGaggtaaataaaaattatgaacaaaaaattaataagttATCTGAAGAAAAtcaattacaaaaaaaaaattcgaaTTATTGTGATGAGGAAGATACACAATTTATCGAATTTTCACTTGAACAGTCAATTTCCGAATTTGGATTTTTtcataacattattttttttaaggataaaaatatactaaatGAACAAAAAGGATATTTAGTTCGAACTAAAAATGTAAACGAAAACGAAGGTGGTGCTATATGTGGTATATCATCTCTGGATTCGGTTTTCTTGGTATAA